The following proteins are encoded in a genomic region of Neomicrococcus aestuarii:
- a CDS encoding IS3 family transposase (programmed frameshift), producing the protein MPAPRKYDAESQARAVRLYQERLEQGNIAQTRARQEIGELLGINPGTLRNWIRREQGEGLTPAASASQEPANEEVARLRRENAQLRRANEILKTASGFFRGSGARPQTRTVIAYIREYQHRFGVEPICDALREQGITIAPSTFYAHQARGFGPSDHDLTDAYLANSIYDLWAANRRLYGRRKLWKAALRAGIEAGRDQVERLMKLLGITGIRRGKRTTVTTRQDPQGLRHPDHVQRRWNWPTRPDQWWVADFTYVWTPQGFCYVSFITDVFSRRILGWPVMRTKTSLLVQSALEQSLFIRRRTNSEFTTQGLLHHSDAGSQYTALAFTEQLAAAGITGSIGTIGDALDNALMESTIGLFKAEVIWHEQKLWESWQQVEQATAAWVSWFNTQRLHSSIGDLPPVEYEALYYDEPRDSSEPAAA; encoded by the exons ATGCCAGCACCACGCAAATACGACGCCGAGTCCCAGGCCCGAGCGGTCCGCCTCTACCAAGAACGCCTGGAGCAGGGAAACATCGCACAGACCCGGGCGCGCCAAGAGATCGGTGAGTTGCTGGGTATTAATCCCGGCACCTTGCGCAACTGGATCCGTCGAGAGCAAGGCGAGGGCCTCACCCCTGCGGCGTCAGCCAGTCAAGAGCCGGCCAACGAAGAAGTGGCGCGCTTGCGGCGCGAGAACGCTCAACTGCGGCGGGCGAACGAGATCCTGAAGACCGCGTCAG GCTTTTTTCGCGGCAGCGGAGCTCGACCGCAAACTCGGACAGTAATCGCCTACATTCGCGAGTACCAGCACCGGTTCGGGGTCGAGCCGATCTGTGATGCCCTGCGCGAGCAGGGCATCACGATTGCCCCGTCCACTTTCTATGCCCATCAGGCCCGCGGATTCGGTCCCAGCGACCACGACCTGACCGACGCGTACCTGGCCAACAGCATCTACGACCTCTGGGCGGCTAACCGCCGTCTGTATGGGCGCAGGAAGCTGTGGAAAGCAGCGCTGCGTGCCGGTATCGAGGCAGGCCGGGATCAGGTCGAACGGCTGATGAAGCTGCTGGGCATCACCGGGATCCGGCGTGGGAAACGCACCACGGTCACGACCCGCCAGGATCCGCAGGGCCTGCGGCATCCGGACCACGTCCAACGCCGATGGAACTGGCCCACGCGACCGGATCAATGGTGGGTGGCGGACTTCACCTATGTGTGGACACCCCAGGGTTTTTGCTATGTCAGCTTTATTACCGATGTCTTCTCGCGTCGGATTCTCGGGTGGCCGGTGATGAGAACCAAGACCAGCCTTTTGGTGCAATCGGCCTTGGAACAATCGTTATTCATCCGGCGTAGGACCAACAGCGAGTTCACCACGCAGGGGCTTTTGCATCACAGTGACGCCGGCAGCCAGTACACAGCTCTGGCATTCACCGAGCAACTGGCCGCGGCGGGCATCACCGGTTCGATCGGCACGATCGGTGATGCGCTGGATAACGCGTTGATGGAGTCCACGATCGGACTGTTCAAAGCCGAGGTGATTTGGCACGAACAAAAGCTCTGGGAGTCCTGGCAGCAGGTCGAGCAGGCTACCGCTGCGTGGGTGAGCTGGTTCAACACTCAGAGACTGCATTCGAGTATCGGGGACCTGCCGCCGGTGGAGTACGAAGCGTTGTATTACGATGAACCACGGGACAGCAGCGAGCCCGCTGCTGCGTAA
- a CDS encoding type I restriction endonuclease subunit R has translation MSEIRVPSIAPIAVSDESTVVAEFVAEDHAETAYQSESALERELIKLLQSQAYEYLPITSESQLVDNLRTQLEKLNRVQFTESEWKSFFGNQIAGKNDGIQEKTVRIQDDHVLNLQREDGSTKNISLIDKNNIHNNFLQVINQYELDQGEGGARYANRYDVTILVNGLPMVHIELKRRGVDIREAFNQINRYQRDSFWAGSGLFEYVQLFVISNGTLTKYYSNTTRNQHLKEEKNQAKTKKSSNSFEFTSWWADAKNKPIQDLTSFTKTFFAKHTLLNILTKYCVLTVDRSLMVMRPYQIVATERILKRIEIAINYKDLGTVKGGGYIWHTTGSGKTLTSFKTAQLAKKIPSVKKVLFVVDRKDLDYQTMREYDRFEKGSANSNTSTAVLKRQLEDPSAQIIITTIQKLSNFIKTNKGHTITNEHVVIIFDECHRSQFGDMHRDITKAFKNYNLFGFTGTPIFSDSNVVAKNPKFSTTEQVFGDLLHTYTIVNAIVDKNVLPFRIDYINTIKTGYIEDKQVSAIDTESALLAPQRISEIVYYTLEHFDQKTKRSSSYEHSIIANVPESTRIRNAAEAIRVRKRSRGFNAIFATASIPAARAYYAHFQRAQKDLRPDERLKIGLIYSYGVNDDDDASTLDEEEFDTAGMSGDDRTFLEGAISDYNKMFGTSYDTTSDSFQNYYKDLSQRMKNRELDMVIVVNMFLTGFDATTLNTLFVDKNLRMHGLIQAFSRTNRILNSVKTYGNIVCFRNLEDATNDALERYGNEQAGGVVLMKPFTEYYDSYQAKTQELLTLYPLGTPIIGETAQKEFIKLFGEILRVLNILTAFDEFTGKELMSDRQVQDYRSLYLDFYRDFRGQKDGEKEAINDDVVFEIELIKQVEINVDYILLLVEKYRSAHGEGEDKEVRAEISRAIDGSPSLRNKKDLIEAFVDSVTVAGPIDVVWESFVDDKREEELQRIIEEENLKDSETRSFVERAFRDGELRTTGTAITQVMKPVSRFAPQGGLGEKKKSVVSRLGDFFDRFFGLSGAGRSN, from the coding sequence ATGAGTGAGATTCGGGTTCCTAGCATTGCGCCTATTGCGGTGTCTGATGAAAGCACAGTGGTTGCGGAGTTTGTTGCGGAAGACCATGCGGAGACTGCCTATCAGTCGGAGTCTGCTCTTGAGCGTGAGCTCATCAAGCTTTTGCAGTCTCAGGCGTACGAGTACTTGCCGATTACCTCGGAATCGCAGCTCGTCGACAATTTGCGGACGCAGCTTGAGAAGCTCAATCGAGTGCAGTTCACGGAATCCGAATGGAAGAGCTTCTTCGGAAACCAGATCGCCGGCAAGAATGACGGTATCCAGGAAAAGACTGTCCGCATTCAGGATGATCACGTGCTGAACCTTCAGCGAGAAGACGGTTCCACCAAGAACATCTCGCTGATCGACAAGAACAATATTCACAACAACTTCCTGCAAGTCATTAACCAGTACGAACTCGATCAGGGAGAAGGCGGAGCTCGCTACGCCAACCGGTATGACGTGACCATTTTGGTCAATGGTCTGCCGATGGTTCATATTGAGCTCAAGCGTCGCGGCGTGGACATTCGCGAGGCTTTCAACCAGATCAACCGCTACCAGCGGGACAGCTTTTGGGCAGGGTCCGGACTCTTTGAGTACGTGCAGCTTTTTGTGATCTCCAACGGAACGCTCACCAAGTACTACTCCAACACCACCCGGAATCAACACCTCAAAGAGGAAAAGAACCAGGCTAAGACCAAGAAGTCATCGAACTCCTTTGAGTTCACGTCCTGGTGGGCTGACGCCAAGAACAAGCCGATTCAGGATCTGACGTCCTTCACCAAGACGTTCTTTGCCAAGCACACGCTGCTGAACATCCTCACTAAGTACTGTGTGTTGACGGTGGACCGATCGCTCATGGTGATGCGTCCGTACCAGATTGTGGCGACGGAGCGGATCCTCAAACGCATCGAAATCGCCATCAACTACAAGGACCTGGGAACGGTCAAAGGTGGCGGCTACATTTGGCACACCACGGGTTCGGGCAAAACGCTCACGAGCTTTAAGACCGCGCAGCTCGCCAAGAAGATCCCAAGCGTCAAAAAGGTGCTCTTTGTGGTGGACCGCAAGGATCTGGATTACCAGACCATGCGCGAGTACGACCGCTTCGAGAAAGGCTCGGCCAACTCCAATACATCGACGGCCGTGCTGAAGCGTCAGCTCGAAGATCCGAGCGCGCAAATCATCATCACCACCATCCAGAAGCTCTCCAACTTCATCAAGACCAACAAGGGTCACACCATTACCAACGAGCATGTGGTGATCATTTTCGATGAGTGCCATCGCTCCCAGTTCGGTGACATGCACCGAGACATTACGAAGGCGTTCAAGAACTACAACCTGTTTGGATTCACTGGAACGCCGATCTTCTCAGACAGCAACGTGGTGGCTAAGAACCCCAAGTTCTCCACCACGGAACAGGTCTTCGGCGACTTGCTGCACACGTACACGATCGTCAACGCGATTGTGGACAAGAACGTGCTGCCGTTCCGCATCGACTACATCAACACCATCAAAACCGGCTACATCGAGGACAAACAGGTCTCCGCAATTGATACCGAAAGCGCGCTGCTGGCGCCTCAACGTATCTCCGAGATCGTCTACTACACGCTGGAACACTTCGACCAAAAAACCAAGCGTTCCTCCAGCTACGAACACTCGATCATCGCGAACGTCCCCGAGTCCACCCGCATCCGCAATGCTGCCGAAGCCATCCGTGTGCGCAAGCGCTCGCGCGGCTTCAACGCGATCTTCGCGACCGCATCCATCCCCGCTGCTCGCGCGTACTACGCTCACTTCCAACGCGCTCAAAAGGATTTGCGCCCGGACGAGCGCCTCAAGATTGGGTTGATCTACTCTTACGGAGTCAATGACGACGACGATGCCAGCACCCTGGACGAAGAAGAATTTGATACAGCCGGAATGAGCGGGGACGACCGCACCTTCTTAGAAGGCGCTATCTCCGACTACAACAAGATGTTCGGAACCAGCTACGACACCACGTCGGACAGCTTCCAGAATTACTACAAAGACTTATCCCAGCGCATGAAGAACCGTGAGCTGGACATGGTCATTGTGGTCAACATGTTCCTCACTGGGTTCGATGCCACTACGCTCAACACCTTGTTCGTGGACAAGAACCTGCGCATGCACGGCCTGATTCAGGCGTTCTCGCGCACCAACCGCATCCTGAACTCGGTCAAGACCTACGGCAACATCGTGTGCTTTAGGAATTTGGAGGACGCCACCAACGACGCTCTGGAAAGGTACGGCAACGAGCAAGCAGGCGGCGTCGTACTCATGAAACCCTTCACCGAGTATTACGACAGCTACCAAGCGAAGACGCAAGAGCTGCTCACCCTGTACCCGCTGGGAACGCCGATCATCGGCGAAACCGCGCAAAAGGAATTCATCAAGCTCTTCGGTGAGATCCTGCGAGTGCTCAACATCCTGACCGCCTTCGACGAGTTTACGGGCAAAGAGCTCATGAGCGATCGTCAAGTGCAGGACTACCGCAGCCTGTACTTGGACTTCTACCGCGATTTCCGTGGCCAGAAGGATGGTGAGAAGGAAGCCATCAACGATGACGTGGTCTTCGAGATCGAACTCATCAAGCAAGTCGAAATCAATGTTGACTACATCCTGCTGCTCGTGGAGAAGTACCGTTCCGCACACGGTGAGGGTGAGGACAAGGAAGTGCGAGCGGAGATTTCCCGCGCCATCGACGGCAGCCCGTCACTGCGGAATAAGAAGGACCTCATCGAAGCTTTCGTTGACTCGGTGACTGTTGCCGGGCCGATTGACGTGGTGTGGGAATCCTTCGTGGATGACAAGCGTGAAGAGGAACTGCAGCGCATCATCGAGGAAGAGAACCTCAAAGACTCTGAGACCCGCTCCTTCGTGGAGCGAGCTTTCCGCGACGGCGAACTGCGGACTACCGGCACTGCCATCACTCAAGTGATGAAGCCGGTCTCGCGCTTCGCTCCACAAGGCGGACTCGGCGAGAAAAAGAAGAGCGTGGTGTCCCGTCTAGGGGACTTCTTTGACCGGTTCTTCGGGCTGAGTGGGGCTGGGCGGAGTAACTAA
- a CDS encoding restriction endonuclease subunit S, producing MSRIHELIESLCPDGVQRVSLGNVTTNFDSKRRPVTKSDRKIGAYPYYGANGIQDWVDDYLFDGIFLLVGEDGSVQTPDGKPVLNWAEGKIWVNNHAHVLQSSTDNLDLRFLFFVLQTIEIRSLVTGGTQPKLNQKNLNSIQVPLPPLEVQQEIVRILDQFTQLEAELEAELEARRAQQSHIHRLVVKTLESSKVPLVPLGDTGTWFGGGTPSKSVSDFWSNGTIPWISPKDMGQPVVHSTEDHITERAIAASATKLIPEGSVAIVTRSSILDHTLPIAFVPQEATLNQDVKAVRSHAGIEPEYLFHILRTMRPTLLRFARREGGSVASLETKKLMSFRIPVPDLNEQKRIIDLLENFEMLVSDLTSGLPAELAARRKQYEYYRDKLLTFKELAA from the coding sequence GTGAGCCGGATCCATGAACTGATTGAGTCGCTTTGCCCGGACGGTGTTCAACGAGTTTCGCTTGGAAATGTGACGACCAACTTCGACAGCAAGCGTCGTCCAGTGACGAAGAGCGACCGGAAAATCGGCGCTTATCCATACTACGGTGCAAACGGGATTCAAGACTGGGTAGACGATTACTTGTTCGATGGCATTTTCCTGCTGGTTGGTGAAGACGGAAGCGTACAGACGCCAGACGGGAAGCCTGTATTGAACTGGGCGGAAGGGAAGATCTGGGTAAACAATCATGCGCATGTGCTGCAATCGTCAACGGACAACTTGGACCTCCGGTTTCTTTTCTTCGTCCTTCAAACTATTGAAATTCGATCTCTTGTAACCGGTGGAACTCAGCCGAAACTCAATCAGAAGAACCTAAATTCGATTCAAGTTCCGCTCCCACCTCTCGAGGTGCAGCAGGAAATCGTGAGAATATTGGACCAGTTCACTCAGCTGGAGGCGGAGCTGGAGGCGGAGCTGGAGGCTCGACGTGCCCAGCAGTCTCACATTCACCGTCTGGTGGTGAAGACTTTGGAAAGCAGCAAAGTTCCTCTGGTTCCTTTGGGTGATACCGGTACTTGGTTCGGCGGAGGGACACCTTCTAAGTCGGTGTCTGACTTCTGGTCGAACGGAACGATTCCGTGGATCTCGCCGAAGGACATGGGACAACCTGTCGTTCATTCGACAGAAGATCACATTACGGAGCGGGCGATTGCTGCTTCGGCTACCAAGCTAATTCCTGAGGGATCTGTAGCTATAGTGACGCGGTCCAGTATCTTAGACCACACACTTCCGATCGCTTTTGTCCCCCAAGAAGCGACGCTAAATCAGGATGTAAAAGCGGTAAGGAGCCACGCGGGAATTGAACCGGAGTATTTGTTTCACATTCTTCGGACGATGAGACCGACGCTACTGAGATTCGCTCGTCGTGAGGGTGGCTCTGTTGCATCTCTGGAAACCAAAAAACTAATGAGTTTTAGGATCCCAGTCCCAGACTTGAACGAACAAAAGCGCATTATTGATTTGCTCGAGAATTTTGAAATGCTCGTCAGTGATCTGACGTCTGGATTACCCGCTGAGCTAGCAGCCCGTCGAAAACAGTACGAGTACTACCGTGACAAGCTTCTGACCTTCAAGGAACTAGCGGCATGA
- a CDS encoding type I restriction-modification system subunit M: MTPNTSEAQRAEVHKTIWRIANDLRGSVDGWDFKTYVLGILFYRFISENLTAYINKGEHDAGDSAFDYTLLSDDNAEFAREQVVEDKGFYILPSELFQNVRRAAAQDENLNETLERVFRNIEGSAIGTDSEADIKGLFDDLDVNSSKLGNTVAKRNEKLVKLLDAIGDLPLGKFGDNSIDLFGDAYEYLMQMYASQAGKSGGEYYTPQEVSEVLARITVHGKTSVNKVYDPAAGSGSLLLKFAKVLGPENVGGFFGQEINLTTYNLARINMFLHDVGFEKFSIAHGDTLLDPFHWDDEPFEAIVSNPPYSIKWDGDANPVLINDPRFSPAGVLAPKSKADLAFTMHILSWLSVDGTAAIVEFPGVLYRGGAERKIRKYLIDNNYVDAVIQLPADLFFGTTIGTCIIVLKKSKKDNSVLFLDASAEFKRVGNKNKLLPDNQDHIVDTLASRTDVEHVAKLVSNEDIEANDYNIAVSSYVEKKDEREEVDITALNAEIARIVARQQELRVSIDAIVANLEGAK, translated from the coding sequence GTGACCCCTAATACCTCTGAAGCGCAGCGCGCTGAAGTTCATAAGACCATTTGGCGCATCGCCAATGACCTTCGCGGTTCCGTGGATGGGTGGGACTTCAAGACCTACGTTTTGGGGATTTTGTTCTACCGATTTATTTCGGAGAATCTCACGGCTTACATCAATAAGGGAGAGCACGACGCCGGAGATTCGGCTTTCGATTACACCCTTCTGTCAGATGACAATGCGGAATTCGCGCGCGAGCAGGTGGTGGAGGATAAGGGTTTCTACATTCTTCCGTCGGAGCTGTTCCAGAATGTGAGGAGGGCAGCTGCTCAGGATGAAAACCTGAACGAGACCCTCGAGCGCGTCTTCAGGAACATTGAAGGCTCTGCCATCGGCACGGACAGTGAAGCCGATATCAAGGGCTTGTTCGACGACCTCGACGTCAACAGCTCGAAGCTCGGCAACACCGTGGCCAAGCGCAACGAGAAGCTCGTGAAGCTCTTGGACGCTATCGGGGATCTGCCGCTGGGCAAGTTTGGCGACAACTCTATTGACCTCTTCGGTGATGCCTATGAGTACCTCATGCAAATGTATGCATCCCAAGCCGGCAAGTCTGGAGGTGAGTACTACACGCCTCAAGAAGTGTCCGAAGTTCTCGCGCGCATCACTGTGCATGGCAAGACCAGCGTCAATAAGGTCTACGATCCTGCCGCCGGTTCTGGTTCTCTGTTGCTGAAGTTCGCCAAGGTCCTGGGCCCAGAGAACGTGGGTGGTTTCTTCGGTCAAGAGATCAACCTGACCACCTACAACCTGGCTCGCATCAACATGTTCTTGCATGACGTGGGGTTCGAGAAGTTCAGCATCGCCCACGGCGATACGTTGCTAGATCCATTCCACTGGGACGACGAACCCTTTGAGGCGATCGTCTCCAATCCGCCGTATTCCATCAAATGGGACGGCGACGCCAACCCGGTGCTCATCAACGATCCACGCTTCTCACCGGCGGGTGTTCTGGCACCGAAGTCCAAGGCGGACCTCGCGTTCACCATGCACATTCTGAGCTGGCTCTCTGTCGACGGAACTGCTGCGATCGTCGAGTTCCCCGGTGTGCTCTACCGAGGTGGGGCCGAACGCAAGATCCGCAAGTACTTGATTGACAACAACTACGTCGATGCCGTCATCCAGTTACCTGCCGATCTGTTCTTCGGAACAACTATCGGCACCTGCATCATCGTGTTGAAGAAGTCCAAGAAGGATAACTCTGTGCTGTTCTTGGACGCTTCGGCCGAATTCAAGCGTGTGGGCAACAAGAACAAGCTGCTCCCGGACAATCAGGACCACATCGTCGATACGCTCGCCTCGCGAACCGATGTAGAGCATGTTGCGAAGCTTGTCTCCAACGAGGACATTGAAGCCAACGACTACAACATCGCTGTGTCCTCCTACGTGGAAAAGAAGGATGAGCGCGAAGAAGTCGACATCACCGCGCTCAACGCCGAAATCGCTCGTATCGTCGCTCGCCAGCAAGAACTCCGCGTCTCCATCGACGCCATCGTCGCTAATCTGGAGGGCGCCAAGTGA
- a CDS encoding amino acid permease produces MITLGGIIGASLFVGSGNVIRAVGPAAVVSYLIGGLLVFLAMRMLGEMAAARPAIGSFMEYARVGLGNWAAYLVGWLYWYFWVGVLAYEAVLGGETMHAWFTFLPAWAWSLILILIFIGTNAVSVRTFGEVEFWLASIKVIAIVVFLVAGTLFSLGLWPDSTISVSNLWAHGGFAPNGYTVAFTGVALVIFSYFGTEIAVMAAAESENPAKGIRQASTTIIWRILLFFVGAILVITMVIPWDELPKPTDVTNAPFTLVFSMLGLPGAAVIMQLIIFTAVISVLNSGLYSASRMFAALADQGFAPKIISKRSKNGVPIFALLASTIGAVVATIVNFAAPDSGVFDFIMNSAGLVALFVYAFIALTQMRIRQKMTKEEVANLKLKVWLHPWLNIVLFAAIAFIIIVMLTTESGRTQVWTSLIATAVLVLFWPLVRKNLAKRKPQKTEGILADERSGEHISEH; encoded by the coding sequence ATGATTACCCTCGGTGGAATCATCGGCGCGAGCCTCTTTGTGGGCTCCGGAAACGTGATCCGCGCCGTTGGCCCGGCCGCAGTGGTGTCCTACCTCATCGGTGGACTCTTGGTGTTCTTGGCTATGCGCATGCTTGGCGAAATGGCCGCCGCACGCCCCGCGATTGGTTCCTTCATGGAATACGCCCGCGTGGGACTCGGCAACTGGGCCGCCTACCTGGTGGGCTGGCTGTACTGGTACTTCTGGGTGGGCGTTCTCGCCTACGAAGCAGTCTTGGGCGGCGAAACCATGCACGCATGGTTCACGTTCTTGCCGGCCTGGGCTTGGTCGCTGATCCTCATCCTGATCTTCATTGGCACCAACGCTGTCTCTGTCCGCACCTTCGGTGAAGTGGAATTCTGGCTCGCCAGCATCAAGGTCATCGCCATTGTGGTGTTCCTCGTGGCTGGCACGCTCTTCTCACTTGGCCTCTGGCCAGACTCCACCATTAGCGTTTCCAACCTGTGGGCTCATGGCGGCTTCGCCCCGAACGGCTACACCGTAGCGTTCACCGGCGTGGCACTCGTGATCTTCTCCTACTTCGGTACAGAAATCGCCGTGATGGCAGCAGCTGAATCTGAGAACCCTGCCAAGGGCATCCGTCAGGCTTCCACCACCATCATCTGGCGCATCCTGCTCTTCTTCGTAGGCGCCATCTTGGTGATCACCATGGTGATCCCTTGGGACGAACTGCCGAAGCCAACGGACGTCACCAATGCGCCGTTCACTTTGGTGTTCAGCATGCTCGGCTTGCCGGGTGCTGCTGTCATCATGCAGCTGATCATCTTCACCGCCGTGATCTCTGTGCTGAACTCCGGTTTGTACTCGGCATCGCGTATGTTCGCCGCCCTTGCAGATCAGGGCTTCGCGCCGAAGATCATCTCCAAGCGCTCCAAGAATGGTGTGCCGATCTTCGCATTGCTCGCTTCCACCATTGGCGCCGTCGTGGCAACCATCGTGAACTTCGCGGCTCCTGATTCGGGCGTCTTCGACTTCATCATGAACTCGGCTGGTCTCGTTGCACTGTTCGTCTACGCTTTCATTGCGCTGACCCAGATGCGTATCCGCCAGAAGATGACCAAGGAAGAGGTTGCCAACCTCAAGCTCAAGGTCTGGCTGCACCCGTGGCTGAACATTGTGCTGTTCGCGGCTATCGCCTTCATCATCATTGTCATGCTGACCACCGAGTCCGGTCGCACCCAGGTGTGGACCAGCCTCATCGCCACCGCTGTTCTGGTCTTGTTCTGGCCTCTCGTTCGCAAGAACTTGGCCAAGCGCAAGCCTCAGAAGACCGAAGGCATCCTTGCTGACGAGCGCTCCGGAGAGCACATCTCCGAGCACTAA
- a CDS encoding barstar family protein — translation MKTLHLNGSLIHSIPTFYDQINLMLEREKTWNIGPSLDALNDALYEVPEDQGDSDKPTADASATVHWHDHEHSREALGFAATERWFLEKLESQGRFNMGSLQKQLDDLRAGTGPTYFEIILEIFADHPSINLILD, via the coding sequence ATGAAGACACTGCATCTCAACGGATCCCTCATTCACTCCATCCCCACGTTCTATGATCAGATCAACCTGATGCTAGAACGCGAGAAGACGTGGAACATCGGGCCCAGCTTGGACGCGCTCAACGACGCCTTGTACGAAGTGCCGGAGGATCAGGGCGACAGCGATAAACCCACCGCCGACGCTTCCGCCACAGTGCACTGGCATGACCACGAGCACTCCCGCGAGGCGCTCGGTTTCGCCGCCACGGAGCGGTGGTTCCTGGAGAAGCTCGAGAGCCAAGGCCGGTTCAACATGGGCAGTCTTCAAAAGCAGCTAGATGACCTCCGTGCGGGCACAGGTCCCACCTACTTCGAGATCATTCTGGAGATCTTCGCAGATCACCCGTCCATCAACTTGATTCTGGATTAG
- a CDS encoding zinc-binding alcohol dehydrogenase family protein produces MNQRMRAVVLDAPGPVTNLRLQEIPVPEPRPGWVRIKVKAFGLNRSELHTRLGFAGDAVTFPRVLGIEATGVVDLDPSGTFELGQQVMTMMGGMGRSFDGGYAEYTVVPRSQVIPFRSDLDWATLGAVPEMLRTAYGSLTVGLDMQPGQSILIRGGTSSVGMAAAILAKRHGLTVLSTTRNPAKAEALTAIGVDHVVVDDGAVSPKVRELIPSGVDCALELVGTPTLQDTLRAVRVHGVTCFTGMLSNEWTVKDFYPIDYLPRGVRLTAYSGNSEDLPADVLQGFLDDVAAGKAQVPVDSTFDIADIQEAHARMEEGHARGKMVGLTGM; encoded by the coding sequence GTGAATCAAAGGATGCGCGCCGTCGTACTGGACGCCCCGGGCCCCGTAACCAACCTCCGCCTACAAGAAATTCCGGTTCCCGAACCGCGCCCAGGCTGGGTCCGTATCAAAGTGAAGGCGTTCGGGTTGAACCGATCCGAACTGCACACCCGCTTAGGTTTCGCCGGCGACGCCGTGACGTTCCCGCGCGTCTTGGGCATCGAGGCCACGGGCGTAGTTGACCTCGATCCATCCGGAACGTTTGAACTGGGCCAACAAGTCATGACGATGATGGGCGGCATGGGCCGTTCCTTCGACGGCGGCTACGCCGAGTACACCGTGGTCCCGCGCTCGCAGGTCATTCCATTCCGCTCGGACCTGGACTGGGCGACCCTCGGTGCTGTGCCGGAGATGCTGAGGACCGCATACGGTTCCCTCACAGTGGGCCTGGATATGCAGCCGGGCCAGAGCATCCTGATCCGCGGCGGCACCTCCTCGGTGGGTATGGCTGCGGCGATCCTTGCCAAGCGCCACGGCCTCACGGTCCTGTCCACCACGCGCAATCCGGCGAAGGCGGAGGCGCTCACGGCCATTGGGGTTGATCACGTTGTAGTGGACGACGGCGCAGTCTCGCCCAAGGTGCGCGAGCTCATTCCCAGCGGGGTGGATTGCGCGCTGGAGCTCGTGGGCACGCCGACGTTGCAGGATACGTTGCGTGCTGTGCGGGTGCACGGTGTCACGTGTTTCACCGGGATGCTGTCCAACGAGTGGACCGTCAAGGACTTTTACCCCATCGACTACTTGCCCCGCGGTGTGCGTTTGACGGCGTACTCGGGTAACTCCGAGGATCTGCCAGCCGATGTGCTGCAGGGTTTCCTCGACGATGTGGCCGCCGGTAAGGCTCAGGTTCCCGTGGACTCGACGTTTGATATCGCCGATATTCAAGAAGCGCATGCGCGCATGGAAGAAGGGCATGCTCGCGGAAAGATGGTGGGCTTGACGGGGATGTAA
- a CDS encoding ABC transporter ATP-binding protein: MIRFEDVSKTYPGESAAVSGFSLEIPSRRSVVLVGSSGSGKTTLLRMVNRMVDPTSGRVLIDDLDVRDANPVLLRRSIGYVLQQGGLLPHRTVLDNIATVPVLNGVSRAKARTDALGLLERVGLSESLAKRYPAELSGGQQQRVGVARALASDPNILLMDEPFGAVDPIVRRELQDELLRLQADLGKTILFVTHDIDEAFLLGDQVVVLREHGRIAQQGTPEEILAHPADDFVRDFIGADQAQRTLSIKNVGGQDIAVDGNGKPVGVFRS; encoded by the coding sequence GTGATTCGCTTCGAGGACGTGTCCAAGACTTACCCTGGAGAATCTGCGGCGGTATCCGGCTTCTCTCTTGAAATTCCATCACGCCGCTCCGTTGTTTTGGTGGGTTCATCCGGTTCCGGCAAGACCACCCTCTTGCGCATGGTGAACCGCATGGTGGATCCCACGAGCGGCCGCGTGCTCATCGACGATCTCGACGTCCGGGACGCAAACCCCGTACTTTTGCGCCGATCCATCGGCTACGTCCTGCAGCAGGGTGGGCTACTCCCCCACCGCACAGTGCTCGATAACATCGCCACGGTTCCCGTGCTCAACGGTGTCTCGCGCGCGAAGGCGCGAACGGATGCGCTCGGCTTGCTGGAGCGAGTGGGTCTCTCTGAATCTCTCGCGAAGCGTTACCCCGCCGAGCTTTCGGGCGGTCAGCAACAGCGCGTAGGCGTGGCCCGGGCGCTAGCCTCTGACCCCAACATCTTGCTCATGGACGAGCCCTTCGGCGCAGTGGACCCCATTGTGCGCCGCGAGCTTCAAGACGAACTATTGCGACTCCAAGCTGACTTGGGCAAAACCATCCTGTTCGTCACGCATGACATTGACGAAGCGTTTTTGCTCGGCGATCAAGTGGTGGTGCTGCGCGAACACGGGCGCATCGCCCAGCAGGGTACGCCCGAGGAAATTTTGGCTCACCCGGCGGACGACTTCGTGCGCGATTTCATTGGCGCCGACCAAGCCCAACGCACACTGAGCATCAAGAACGTTGGCGGTCAGGACATTGCCGTGGATGGCAACGGGAAGCCGGTGGGAGTTTTCCGCTCATGA